The segment AACTGGTGTGTTTTAGATCACAAATATCTAATCCCGTAGGCCTTGTCTATAGAGAAAACCCAATCATGTTATCTTTCAATGTCATCCTTTTTGCTTTAATCTTGAACATTTTGCTCTCTCGGACCATTCAATTACTTCTCAAGCCTCTCAGACAGCCTAGGTTGGTGTGTCAGTTAATTGTGagtatctttatttatttatttatattagtagcaatgcatacatatgatatataTCCGAGTGTGAATGGTGATGATTAAAATGGTTTCTTCAAGGGCGGCGTCATGATGGGACCCTCTCTCCTGGCTCGGCACAAGAGCTTTACTAGTCTGGTGTTTCCCTTTACTTCTGATTTCGTGCTGGAAAACCTGGGAAGAATGGGGGTCACGTTATTTCTTTTTGTAATAGGAGTGAAAATGGATTTAGGGTTGCTAAAGCGATCGGGAAAAAAACACTTGTATATTGCCTTGGCCAGCGTCTTCGGACCTCTCTTAATAGTGAGCATTGTAGCAGTTCTTACCAAAGAATCTATGGACGAAGAGCTTGCCAGAGTTTCTTCAATCGGAGAAATTGCCTTGTCATTGTCGGTCACAACATTTCCGGTTCACTATACCATACTTGAAGAATTAAACCTGCTTCGCTCCGAGGTTGGGAATATGGCATTGTCCATAGCTTTAATTAGTGATGCGATTGGGATAAATTTCATGGTGGTTTTTGAGGCAATGAAACAAGGGGACAGTTCGGCTCAGAGTATAATTTGGTATTCAATTTCCTGTGTGGTGATGGCAGCATTCACGCCTGTCATCCGACGAGCAATGGTGTGGATTATCGAACAAACCCAAGAGGGAGAAGCAGTAGATCAGTTCTACGTGATTGCCATCTTGTTGGGATCGTTTGTGGCAGCGTTTGTGACAGACATGTTCGGTTTAGGCATCGCTAACGGCTCATTCTGGCTAGGACTGATGATGCCAGACGGCCGGCCGCTAGGGTCAACCTTGGTGCAGAAAAGCGAGACAATTATAACTGAAGTATTTATGCCTTGTTCATTTGTCTTTATGGGACTCTCCACCGACTTTTATGCGATGAAGGAAGCTGGGTGGTCTGCTTTGCGCCCGCTATTTGGCTTGGTTATTTCTGGTTACTTGTCGAAATTCTTCTGCACTATGCTGGCTGCTAAGGCGGTAGGTGTGTCATGGAGAGATAGCCTTGCTGTCAGCCTTATTTTGAGCTTAAGGGGTTACGTGGAGCTTGTTCTCTACGTCCATTGGGTGGACAGAAATGTGCGTTGCTTGCTTGCTGCTTtgctttcatttatttattactaATGTATTTAGTTTCTTTCATTCGATCTTCTCTCTTTAGTTAGTTTACTTTTCTTCTTGTTTACAAGCACAGGTAATAGGTTTACCAGGTTACTCTTTGATGATATTGGGAACGATAGTTGTAGTGGGGATTCTGACACCTTTGATCAGCATTTTGTACGACCCCTCAAAGCCTTACATGCTAAAGCAGAGGAGGACCATTCAACATACCGCTCAGGGTGACCACCTTAGGATACTAGTGTGCATCAGGGACAAAACCAATTTGCCATCCCTTGTTAACCTGCTTCAACTCTTTCATCCTACTGTTCAGAACCCTTTCTCCCTTCACGCTTTTTACCTTGTGGAGCTCATCAGCCGTGCCAACCCTGTGTTCGTAGAGCACCAAAACCAGGAGCTTGAAGACCTCTCCGGTAGGTTCCCTGACTTGGAAATCATCCACCATGCTCTAAAGCAGTATCAAGAAGGGAGAGAAGAATGCGTAGAGCTCCATCTTTTCTCTGCCGCTACCGTTAAACCAACCATGTATCAGGATGTGTGCAAGCTTGCTTTGATAAGCAAGGCTGTTTTCATCATTTTGcctttaaagaagaaattggccGGCGAGATGGAGACAACGGAACAGTGGGGTGGTGAGTCTGGCTCTATTATCACCCAAATCTTGGACAATGCACCTTGCTCCGTTGGACTTCTGGTTGAAAAGGCGGAGCGATGGCAGCTCCCCCAGATTGCTTCCTACAACTTTATTGTGCTATTCCTAGGAGGACCAGATTCTCGAGAGGCTTTGGCCTTTTCAGATAGGATGAGTGG is part of the Gossypium arboreum isolate Shixiya-1 chromosome 5, ASM2569848v2, whole genome shotgun sequence genome and harbors:
- the LOC108481846 gene encoding cation/H(+) antiporter 24, coding for MGPSLLARHKSFTSLVFPFTSDFVLENLGRMGVTLFLFVIGVKMDLGLLKRSGKKHLYIALASVFGPLLIVSIVAVLTKESMDEELARVSSIGEIALSLSVTTFPVHYTILEELNLLRSEVGNMALSIALISDAIGINFMVVFEAMKQGDSSAQSIIWYSISCVVMAAFTPVIRRAMVWIIEQTQEGEAVDQFYVIAILLGSFVAAFVTDMFGLGIANGSFWLGLMMPDGRPLGSTLVQKSETIITEVFMPCSFVFMGLSTDFYAMKEAGWSALRPLFGLVISGYLSKFFCTMLAAKAVGVSWRDSLAVSLILSLRGYVELVLYVHWVDRNVRCLLAALLSFIYY
- the LOC128293274 gene encoding cation/H(+) antiporter 24-like; amino-acid sequence: MILGTIVVVGILTPLISILYDPSKPYMLKQRRTIQHTAQGDHLRILVCIRDKTNLPSLVNLLQLFHPTVQNPFSLHAFYLVELISRANPVFVEHQNQELEDLSGRFPDLEIIHHALKQYQEGREECVELHLFSAATVKPTMYQDVCKLALISKAVFIILPLKKKLAGEMETTEQWGGESGSIITQILDNAPCSVGLLVEKAERWQLPQIASYNFIVLFLGGPDSREALAFSDRMSGNPCVSLTVVRFLASNAEGDDEMQRKLDDGVVTSFWVKNEANEKVNYREVVIRNGADTASAIVGMAAEKYYHMWIVGRKQGINPSLLEGLSTWSDHKEEMGILGDYLSFSESVNSDSVMVVQKQVLTGKGPNFFTPPGSIVSFMRRGRLFW